DNA sequence from the Streptomyces sp. CA-210063 genome:
GCGCGCTCGCCGCCACCGACCCCACCTTCCCGGCCGGCTTCGCCGTCGAGTGCCTCTGGGACTGTGAGGAGACCACCCGCGAGATCGCCGCCCGGTACGCCGAGACGGGTGATGCGCGAGTCGTCGACCAACTTCGCCGACTGGCCGCCGACCCGGCCGAGGAGGCCGAGGTCCAGACAGCCGTACGCAGCCGAATCGGCCCTGACATGCCCGCAGTGTGAACATCGGGTGACTCGGAGATCAGCAGGACGTGGACAGGGCCTGACCTGGGCATGTGCGCAGCGCAACGCTCATGGGACGTTCCCCGCCCGGAAAGATCCACGTTGACGCGGCCACGTCCAGCACGACGACAACACGGGTATGCGTGTCGTCATAGTGACCGAGTCCTTTCCCCCGGATGTGAACGGCGTGGCCCACTGCGCCCTGCAGACCGCGCGACACCTCGTCGCGCGGGGGCACGCCCCCCTCGTCGTGGCCCCGGCCACCGCCCAGGGCACCGGAGCAGGTGCCGATCTTCAGGCGCCGTGCCCCGTCGTCCGCGTCCCCTCCCTTCCGCTCCCGGGCTATCCCCAGGTCCGTGTCGCCCTCCCCAGCCGCCGCGTGGCGGCGGCGATCGTCGAGCACCGGGCCGACATCGTCCACCTGGCCAGCCCCTTCGTCCTCGGCGTGCGGGGCATGGCGGCCGCCGCCCGCCTCGGTGTCCCCGCCGTCGCCATCTACCAGACCGACCTCGCCGGATACGCCCGCACCTACGTGCACGCGGGCGAAGCGGCGGCCTGGCGGCGTATCCGCTCCGTGCATGCCGCCGCCGACCGCACCCTCGCCCCGTCCAGCGCGGCCCTGCGCGACCTGGAGGCACACGGCGTGCCCCGGGTCAGCCTGTGGCCGCGCGGCGTCGACACCGCCCGGTTCCGCCCCGAGCTGCGTGACGAGGCGCTGCGCCGCGAACTGGCGCCGAACGGTGAGCTGATCGTCGGCTACGTCGGCCGCCTCGCCCCCGAGAAGCAGATCGAACTGCTGGCCGGGGTGTGCGGCCTGGACGGCGTACGCGTCGTCGTCGTGGGCGACGGACCCAGCGAGCCCGGGCTGCGCGAGGTCCTGCCCGGGGCCGTCTTCCTGGGCCGCCGCACCGGCGACGAACTCGCCCGGATCTTCGCCTCGTTCGACATCTTCGCCCACACCGGCCCCTTCGAGACCTTCTGCCAGACCGTGCAGGAGGCCATGGCGAGCGGGGTGCCCGTGGTGGCGCCCGCTGCCGGAGGCCCGCTGGACCTCGTCGCCCACGGGCGCACGGGCCTGCTGGTCCCGCCGCGCGACGCGGCCGCCGTACGCGACGCCGTATGGTCGCTCACCGCCGATCCGGGGCTGCGGATCGCGTACGGGGCCGCCGGACGAGCCATGGTCGAGGGGCGCACCTGGGCGGCCGTCGGCGATCAGCTCATCGGGCACTACGCCGATGTGCTGGCGGCGCGGACGGTGGTGGCGGCATGAGCGGGACTGCTTCCCAGAGGCTGCGGATCGTACGGCTCGCCAACTTCGTCGCGCCCTCCTCGGGCGGGCTGCGGACCGCGTTGCGGGAGCTGGGCAAGGGGTTCGAGGCGGCCGGGCACGAGGCCGTGCTCGTCGTGCCCGGTGAGCGGTACACCGACCGTGAGACGGAGCAGGGGCGGGTCATCACCCTGCCCGGGCCGCTGCTGCCGGGCACCGGCGGCTACCGCGTCCTCATGGACAAGCGGCGGGTGGCCAACCTGCTGGAGTCGCTGGAACCCGACCGGCTGGAGGTCTCCGACCGCACCACGCTGCGCTGGACGGGGAAGTGGGCCCGGCGGGCCAGGGTGCGCGCGGTGATGGTCTCCCACGAGACCGCCGACGGGGTGCTGCGGACCTGGGGCCTCTCCGAGGGGATGGCCCGCCGGACCTCCGACGCCCTCAACGTCCGTACGGCCCACACCTACTCGCGGGTGGTCTGCACGACCGAGTTCGCGGAACGGGAGTTCGTACGGATCGGCGCCCGGAACGTCGTACGGGCCCCGCTGGGCGTCGACCTCGTGGGACGCCACCCCGCTCTGCGGGACCCGGGGCTGCGCGAGCGGCACGCGCGCGTGGACGACGTTCTGCTGGTGATGTGCTCCCGGCTGTCCGTCGAGAAGCGGCCCGGGACCGCCCTCGACGCCCTGGAGGCGCTGGTGCGGCGAGGACGGCGGGCCGTGCTCGTCGTCGCCGGGGACGGACCGCTGCGCGGCAGGCTCGAACAGCGCGCGAAGGGGCTGCCGGTGACCTTCCTGGGACATGTGGGCGACCGCGACATGCTGGGCGCCCTGCAGGCCTCCGCCGATGTGGCCCTGGCCCCCGGGCCCGCTGAAACGTTCGGCCTCGCCGCGCTGGAGGCCATGGCCTGCGGTACGCCCGTGGTGGCCAGCTCCTCGTCCGCGCTGCCGGAGGTGATCGGGTCGGCCGGGGCGACGGCGGCGGACAACGGGGACGCCTTCGCGGACGCCGTCGAGCTGCTGCTGGACCGGCCCGAGGACGAGCGCCGGGAGGCGGCACGCGCGCGTGCCGAGTGCTTCGGCTGGCAGACCGCGGTGGACGCGTTCCTCGCCGCGCACGACGCGACCGTCGGGCGCCCGGTGCGGGAGGGCGTCGGATGAGATCCCCGCGGTTCGTGGCCCTCGGCGACTCCCTCACCGAGGGCGTGGGCGACCCCGTCGAAGGCGGTTGGCGGGGCTGGGCCGCGCTGCTCGCCGGCGGGCTCGGACCCGGGGCGGAGTTCACCAACCTCGCGGTCAGCGGATCCCAGACGCGCGACGTGCTGGACCGGCAGCTCTCCGCCGCGCTCGCGCTCCGCCCGGACCTCGCCTCCGTCGTCATCGGCGTCAACGACACCCTGCGCTGCACCTTCGACATCCACGCCGTCGCCGCCCGCCTCGACGAGGTCTACGGGGCCTTCCGGGAGCGGGGCGTGGTGCTGCTCACCGCGTGTCTGCCCGACCCCGGGGCGATGCTCGGCCTGCCCGGCGCCCTCGCCAGGCCGCTCGCCCGGCGGCAGCGGGCCGTCAACACGGTCGTGCACGCCCTGTCCGAGCGCCATGGGGCGGTCCATCTGCACGCCTCGGAGGGCGCCTGGCTGACGGACCGCGCGATGTGGAGCGCGGACCGGCTGCACCCCGGCGAGCGGGGGCACCGCCAGCTCGCCGTCCGCTTCCACGCGCTGCTCACGGAAGCCGGGATCGCGACGGGACCCGCGCCTTCCACCGAGCCCGAGTTCCCGGTGCCCACGCGCAGTGCCAGCCTGTGGTGGCTGGCCACCGCGGGGACGGGCTGGGTGGCCCGGCGCTGCACCGACCTGCTCCCGCAGCTCCTCACCCTCGCCGCCGCCGAGGTCCGCCACAAGGCCCGCGGCACCAGCGCCCGGCTGGACCTGTCCGCCTCCCACGCGGTGGCGTCGGCCCTGGCGGCACTGGCCGTACCGGACCAGCGGCCGGAGGTGGCGTGAGGCGGCTCCGGAGGAGTGGTGGGCAGCGGTTCGATGCCGCTGGTCAGCGGCGGTGTCGTACGGCGACGAACCGCACTGGTGTGCCCGGCGTGGCCTGGGCCGCGCCGGGCAGGTCCGACGGGTGGACCACGGCGATCACCGGGTAGCCCCCGGTGGTCGGATGGTCGGCGAGGAAGACGACCGGGCGGCCGTCCGGCGGCACCTGGACGGCGCCCAGCACCATCCCCTCACTGGGGAGTTCCCCCGGCCGGGCACGTTCCAGGGCGGGACCTTCCGTGCGCAGCCCGATGCGGTTGCTCGCGGAGGAGACGGTGTAGGGGTGCCTGGTGAGGGTGCGCAGTGCCGCGTCCGTGAACCAGTCGTCGCGGGGGCCGAGGGTGACACGCAGGACGAGTTCCGAGGGCGGCGCGGGATGCGGGACGACGTCCACGCGCGCGTGGACATGCGTCGGGCGGCCGAGCGGGAGCACGGTGCCGTCCGTCAGCGGCGGCGGACCGAGGCCCGACAGCAGGTCGGTGGAGCGGCTGCCGAGCACCGGATCCACGGCCACGCCCCCGGAGACGGCCAGATAGCCGCGTACGCCGGAACGCGCCGCCCCGATGTCCAGCACCGCCCCTCCGGGGACCCGTACGGGCGCTCCCCAGGCCACCGGGCGGCCGTCCACGGTGACGGGACAGGGGGCGCCTCCGACGGCCACGGTGACCGTCGAGCGGGGGCGTACGGAGCAGCCGTTGAGGGTGGTCTCCAGGACCGCCGCGTCCGGGGGGTTGCCCACCAGACGATTGACCAAGGCCGCGGCCGGCGGATCGAGGGCGCCCGACCGGGGCACGCCGAGGTGGGCGTGTCCGGGGCGGCCCAGGTCCTGGACGGTGGTCAGGGCACCGGAGCGGACGACGGCGAGGGCGCGGTCGGTCACCGGGCCGCCATGGGCGTGAAGCGGACCCGGGTGCCCGGCGCCAGCAGAGCGGCGGGCACGCGCGCGTGGTCCCACAGAACGGTGTCCGTCGTACCGATCAGCTGCCAGCCGCCGGGGGAGGAGCGCGGGTACACGCCGGTGTACGGGCCGGCCAGGGCGACCGAACCCGCCGGGACGGCCGTACGCGGGGTCGCCCGGCGCGGGACCTCGCGGGGCAGCCCGGTGAGGTAGCCGAAGCCGGGCGCGAAGCCGCAGAAGGCCACGCGGAACTCGGCCGCCGCGTGGATACGGGCCACCTCGGCCGCGTCCACGCCCCAGTGGGCGGCGACGTCCGACAGGTCGGGGCCGTCGTACCGCACGGGGATCTCGACGACGTCCTCCGCGCGCGCGGGGACGGGCGGTACCTCCCAGGTGGCGAGGCGCTCGGCGAGGCGGGACGGGTCGTCGAGGCCGTCCAGGAGGACCGTACGGGCGGCGGGGACGATCTCGGCCGCCGACAGGTCGCCCGTCGCGCGGCGGCGCAGCAGCTCGGCGTGCAGGGCCTCGGCCTCCTCCCCCGTGCCCACCTCGATCAGCAGCGCGCGGTCCCCGACCGGCAAGGCCCTCATGCGAACGCCTCCACGCGCACCCCCGAGGCCACCAGCTCGGCCCGGACCCGCCGGGCCAGCTCCACCGCGCCCGGCGTGTCGCCGTGCAGGCAGAGGGAGCGGGCGCGGACGGGGATGCGCTCCCCGGAGTGGGACGTGAGGGTGCCTTCGCCCGCGAGGCCGACCGACCGCTCGACCACGGCGTCGGCGTCCGTGATCACGGCACCGTCCTGACCACGCGGCACCAGAGTGCCCTGGTCGGTGTACGCGCGGTCCGCGAACGCCTCGGTGACGGCGGGCAGCCCGGCCGCCTCGGCCACCTTGAGGAAGCGCGAGCCGGGCAGGCCGAGGACGGGGAGCGTGGCGTCGGCGAGGAGCACCCCGTCGACCACCGCCGCCGCCTGCTCCTCGTCGTGCACGACGCGGTTGTAGAGCGCGCCGTGCGGCTTCACGTAGGACACGCGCGTGCCCGCCGCGCGCGCGAAGACCTCCAGGGCGCCGATCTGGTAGGCCACCTCGGCCGCCAGTTCGGCGGGCGGCACGTCCATCGCGCGCCGCCCGAACCCCGCCAGGTCGCGGTACGAGACCTGGGCCCCGACCCGTACCCCGCGCTCGGCCGCCAGCTCGCACACCCGCCGCATGGTGGCCGCGTCCCCTGCGTGGAAGCCGCAGGCCACATTGGCGCTGGTGACGACGGACAGCAGCCGCTCGTCGTCGGTCAGCGTCCAACGGCCGAAGCCCTCGCCGAGGTCGGCGTTGAGATCGATGGAGATCATGGGTCCCATTCTGCTGGTCGGTCCGTCGGCCGGTGACCGCCGGAATCCGGGGGTCAGGCCACGCGGTACTGCTCGTCGCGGGCGTCGGTCAGGAACATCTGGCCCGGTGCGTGGGTGATCGCGAAGGGCGGGCGGGAGGCCATCACCGCGGCCTGGGGCGTCACCCCGCAGGCCCAGAACACCGGGATGTCGTCCGGCTCGGCGTCCACCGGGTCGCCGAAGTCCGGGCAGGACAGATCCGCGATGCCGAGGCCCGCCGCCTCGCCGCAGTGCACCGGGCCTCCGTGCACGGCCGGCAAGAGACTGCTCTCCCGGATCGCGGCGGCCAGATGCTCGGGCGGCACCGGGCGCATCGACACCACCATCGGGCCCCGCACGCGCCCGGCGGGCCGGCACTGACGGCCGGTGACGTACATGGACACGTTGCGGCCCTGCTCGATGTGGCGCATCGGGACGCCCGCCTCGGTGAGCGCCCACTCGAAGGTGAAGCTGCACCCGATCAGGAACGACACCAGGTCCTCCCGCCAGACGTCCACCACGTCCGTCGGCTCGTCCACCAACTCACCGTGCTCCCACACCCGGTAGCGCGGCAGATCGGTGCGCAGGTCCGCGCCCTCCGCGAGCGGAGTCGTCCACGCACCGGCGTCCGTGACGTCCAGAACGGGACAGGGCTTGGGGTTGCGCTGGCAGAACAGCAGCATGTCGTACGCCCAGTCGGCGGGCACCGAGATCAGGTTCGCCTGGGTGTGCCCGGCGGCGACCCCGGCGGTGGGCCCCGCCACACCCGAGCGGAACCGGGCGCGCGCCTTCTCGGGGGTCCACGCGCGCGCGTGCGGGTCGACGAAGGTCAAGGGACGGTCCTGCGCGGTGGGGGCCGGAGGACGGTCCTGGTCGGTGCGGGATCGGGGACGGTCCTGGGTGGTCACGTGGTTCACACCAGTTCCTTTCCGCGTGTCTCCGGAAGGCCGAACAGGGCCACCGCCGCCAGGCCGTAGCCGATCGCGCCGAAGATCAGCGCGCCGCCGACGCCCCAGCTGTCGGCCAGGAAGCCGACCGTGGTGGGGAAGACGGCGCCCACCGCCCGCCCGGTGTTGTACGTGAAGCCCTGCCCGGTGCCCCGGACGGCCGACGGGTACAGCTCGCTGAGGAACGAGCCGAAGCCACTGAAGATCGCCGACATACAGAAACCGAGCGGGAAACCGAGCACCAGGAGAAGGGTGTTGGCGCCGCTCGGGATGTTCGCGTACGCCAGGATGCACAGCGCCGAGAGCACCGCGAAGAGCCAGATGTTCCGCCGGCGGCCCAGCCGGTCGGTGAGATAGCCGCCGGTGAGGTAGCCGATGAAGGCGCCGGAGATCAGGAACGTGAGATAGCCGCCGGTGCCCACGACCGACAGACCCCGCTCCGTCTTCAGGTAGGTGGGCACCCAGGTCGCCAGCGTGTAATAGCCGCCCTGGACACCGGTGGAGAGCAGCACCGCGAAGACCGTGGTGCGCAGCAGACCGGGAGCGGTGGCCGTGCCCGGCCGGAAGATCGCGGCGAACGAGCCCCTCTCGGCGCTCTTCTCCCGCGCGGCCGCCGCCTCCGGGGCGTCCTCGACCGAGCGGCGTACCCAGATGACGAGCAGTGCGGGGAGCGCGCCGGTCCAGAACATCACGCGCCAGGCGAGGTCGTCGTCGAAGAAGGAGAAGACCATCGTGTAGACGATCACGGCCAGTCCCCAGCCCACGGCCCAGGAGCTCTGGATCGCGCCGAGCGTACGTCCCCGGTGCTTGGCGCTCGCGTACTCGGCGACCAGGATCGCGCCGACCGCCCACTCACCGCCGAAGCCCAGCCCCTGAAGGGCGCGGAAGACCAGCAGCGTCTCGTAGTTGGGGGCGAAGCCGCAGGCCACGGTGAAGACCGCGTACGTGATCACGGTGATCATCAGCGCCTTCACGCGCCCGATCCGGTCCGCGAGGACGCCCGCGACGGCGCCGCCGATCGCCGAGACGACCAGCGTGACCGTGGTGAACAGCCCGGACTGGCCGTTGTCCAGTCCGAAGTAGGCCGTGAGCGCGACCATGCTCAGCGGCAGCGTGAAGTAGTCGTACGAGTCGAGCGCATAGCCACCGAACGCGCCGCCGAAGGCGCGGCGGCCGCGCGGGCCGAGGGCGCGCAGCCAGCCGAACGCGCCGTCGTCGGAGGCCGGTTCGCCCGGGGCGGGTTGAGTGGCGGAGGTCAGGGACTGGGCGGGAGGGGTCGTGCTCATGGGCACCTCGCAGTGAGGGAGGAGAGTGCGTAGGGACTGAGTCGTGCCGTGTTGCCGTGCCGTGCGGGAGCGGTCGGCGCCGGGAGCCGAGCGGAGGACGCCTGCCCAGCAAGGTAGAGGATCGTTGAACGATCCCTCAATACCTATGTTGTTTCGTTCTTGTGTCTGCGGTTGAATTCCGGGCATGGCCGCCGAACTGACCGGACTTGCCGACGACCGCGCCCTCCTCGGGCGCACCAGCACCGCCGAGCGGGTTTCGGACATCCTCCGAAGCCGGATCGCCGAGGGCTTCTTCCCGCCCGGGACGCGACTGTCCGAGGACAGCATCGGCGGCGCCCTCGGCGTCTCCCGCAACACCCTCCGCGAGGCGTTCCGCCTGCTCACCCATGAACGGCTCCTCGTCCACGAGCTCAACCGCGGCGTCTTCGTACGGGTGCTGACCGTCGAGGACGTCGAGGACATCTACCGCACCCGCCGCCTCGTCGAGTGCGCCGTCGTACGCGG
Encoded proteins:
- a CDS encoding glycosyltransferase family 4 protein — translated: MRVVIVTESFPPDVNGVAHCALQTARHLVARGHAPLVVAPATAQGTGAGADLQAPCPVVRVPSLPLPGYPQVRVALPSRRVAAAIVEHRADIVHLASPFVLGVRGMAAAARLGVPAVAIYQTDLAGYARTYVHAGEAAAWRRIRSVHAAADRTLAPSSAALRDLEAHGVPRVSLWPRGVDTARFRPELRDEALRRELAPNGELIVGYVGRLAPEKQIELLAGVCGLDGVRVVVVGDGPSEPGLREVLPGAVFLGRRTGDELARIFASFDIFAHTGPFETFCQTVQEAMASGVPVVAPAAGGPLDLVAHGRTGLLVPPRDAAAVRDAVWSLTADPGLRIAYGAAGRAMVEGRTWAAVGDQLIGHYADVLAARTVVAA
- a CDS encoding glycosyltransferase, which codes for MSGTASQRLRIVRLANFVAPSSGGLRTALRELGKGFEAAGHEAVLVVPGERYTDRETEQGRVITLPGPLLPGTGGYRVLMDKRRVANLLESLEPDRLEVSDRTTLRWTGKWARRARVRAVMVSHETADGVLRTWGLSEGMARRTSDALNVRTAHTYSRVVCTTEFAEREFVRIGARNVVRAPLGVDLVGRHPALRDPGLRERHARVDDVLLVMCSRLSVEKRPGTALDALEALVRRGRRAVLVVAGDGPLRGRLEQRAKGLPVTFLGHVGDRDMLGALQASADVALAPGPAETFGLAALEAMACGTPVVASSSSALPEVIGSAGATAADNGDAFADAVELLLDRPEDERREAARARAECFGWQTAVDAFLAAHDATVGRPVREGVG
- a CDS encoding SGNH/GDSL hydrolase family protein, which translates into the protein MRSPRFVALGDSLTEGVGDPVEGGWRGWAALLAGGLGPGAEFTNLAVSGSQTRDVLDRQLSAALALRPDLASVVIGVNDTLRCTFDIHAVAARLDEVYGAFRERGVVLLTACLPDPGAMLGLPGALARPLARRQRAVNTVVHALSERHGAVHLHASEGAWLTDRAMWSADRLHPGERGHRQLAVRFHALLTEAGIATGPAPSTEPEFPVPTRSASLWWLATAGTGWVARRCTDLLPQLLTLAAAEVRHKARGTSARLDLSASHAVASALAALAVPDQRPEVA
- a CDS encoding biotin-dependent carboxyltransferase family protein; the protein is MTDRALAVVRSGALTTVQDLGRPGHAHLGVPRSGALDPPAAALVNRLVGNPPDAAVLETTLNGCSVRPRSTVTVAVGGAPCPVTVDGRPVAWGAPVRVPGGAVLDIGAARSGVRGYLAVSGGVAVDPVLGSRSTDLLSGLGPPPLTDGTVLPLGRPTHVHARVDVVPHPAPPSELVLRVTLGPRDDWFTDAALRTLTRHPYTVSSASNRIGLRTEGPALERARPGELPSEGMVLGAVQVPPDGRPVVFLADHPTTGGYPVIAVVHPSDLPGAAQATPGTPVRFVAVRHRR
- a CDS encoding 5-oxoprolinase subunit B family protein → MRALPVGDRALLIEVGTGEEAEALHAELLRRRATGDLSAAEIVPAARTVLLDGLDDPSRLAERLATWEVPPVPARAEDVVEIPVRYDGPDLSDVAAHWGVDAAEVARIHAAAEFRVAFCGFAPGFGYLTGLPREVPRRATPRTAVPAGSVALAGPYTGVYPRSSPGGWQLIGTTDTVLWDHARVPAALLAPGTRVRFTPMAAR
- a CDS encoding LamB/YcsF family protein: MISIDLNADLGEGFGRWTLTDDERLLSVVTSANVACGFHAGDAATMRRVCELAAERGVRVGAQVSYRDLAGFGRRAMDVPPAELAAEVAYQIGALEVFARAAGTRVSYVKPHGALYNRVVHDEEQAAAVVDGVLLADATLPVLGLPGSRFLKVAEAAGLPAVTEAFADRAYTDQGTLVPRGQDGAVITDADAVVERSVGLAGEGTLTSHSGERIPVRARSLCLHGDTPGAVELARRVRAELVASGVRVEAFA
- a CDS encoding putative hydro-lyase, with protein sequence MTFVDPHARAWTPEKARARFRSGVAGPTAGVAAGHTQANLISVPADWAYDMLLFCQRNPKPCPVLDVTDAGAWTTPLAEGADLRTDLPRYRVWEHGELVDEPTDVVDVWREDLVSFLIGCSFTFEWALTEAGVPMRHIEQGRNVSMYVTGRQCRPAGRVRGPMVVSMRPVPPEHLAAAIRESSLLPAVHGGPVHCGEAAGLGIADLSCPDFGDPVDAEPDDIPVFWACGVTPQAAVMASRPPFAITHAPGQMFLTDARDEQYRVA
- a CDS encoding MFS transporter, which translates into the protein MSTTPPAQSLTSATQPAPGEPASDDGAFGWLRALGPRGRRAFGGAFGGYALDSYDYFTLPLSMVALTAYFGLDNGQSGLFTTVTLVVSAIGGAVAGVLADRIGRVKALMITVITYAVFTVACGFAPNYETLLVFRALQGLGFGGEWAVGAILVAEYASAKHRGRTLGAIQSSWAVGWGLAVIVYTMVFSFFDDDLAWRVMFWTGALPALLVIWVRRSVEDAPEAAAAREKSAERGSFAAIFRPGTATAPGLLRTTVFAVLLSTGVQGGYYTLATWVPTYLKTERGLSVVGTGGYLTFLISGAFIGYLTGGYLTDRLGRRRNIWLFAVLSALCILAYANIPSGANTLLLVLGFPLGFCMSAIFSGFGSFLSELYPSAVRGTGQGFTYNTGRAVGAVFPTTVGFLADSWGVGGALIFGAIGYGLAAVALFGLPETRGKELV